In Amphiura filiformis chromosome 2, Afil_fr2py, whole genome shotgun sequence, one DNA window encodes the following:
- the LOC140143909 gene encoding uncharacterized protein encodes MAGLTIDGSELGNNQYLTVQLLMVHSEKLFNYLYRGQCEQDSQIGRRGKQQTSIPTLITERKANHHPNRGVNLSNLKQLPNLYTPPPICLNACLWNVQSAANKTTQIADYIQEHDIDVFIMTETWLHDYDAVIIGELTPPGYTYLNVPRPSGTRGGGIGVVFKTPLKLRQIPQEIHTTYFEHVYITDFTKRLTLVVIYRPPPSRDNGFRTSDFLTEFDSFVDDISVSPRKLLLVGDFNIHWDEQNKWDVKKYASIISSVNFQQHVDKPTHRSGHILDHVLSCPDDELIRKIRDDLHAGVCDPANDVPCDNCPQFAQFHPLTEDEVLHVISKSSNASCLLDPEPTWLLKDHIQYHLPALTAIVNASLTSGVFPKAAHSAVVSPLIKKPSLDKDNLQNYRPVSNLSHLAKVIEKCASAQLVEHFNTNELTDPLQ; translated from the exons ATGGCCGGGTTAACAATAGATGGGTCAGAATTGGGGAATAATCAATATCTAACGGTACAGTTGTTGATGGTTCATAGTGAAAAATTATTCAATTACTTGTATAGAGGGCAGTGCGAACAAGATTCCCAGATCGGTCGTCGTGGCAAACAGCAAACCTCCATTCCTACGCTAATTACAGAACGAAAGGCAAACCATCATCCTAATCGAGGggtaaacttgtcaaatttgaaacaACTGCCTAATTTGTACACGCCACCCCCCATATGTCTCAATGCTTGTCTTTGGAACGTCCAATCTGCTGCAAATAAGACTACGCAGATTGCTGATTATATTCAAGAACATGATATTGATGTATTTATAATGACTGAAACCTGGCTTCATGATTATGATGCAGTCATCATTGGGGAACTCACCCCTCCCGGCTATACTTACCTCAACGTACCTCGCCCCTCCGGTACCCGTGGTGGTGGAATCGGCGTTGTTTTCAAAACACCCCTTAAACTGCGTCAGATTCCACAAGAAATTCACACTACTTATTTTGAACATGTTTACATCACCGACTTTACCAAGCGCCTTACATTGGTTGTAATATACAGACCTCCTCCTTCTCGTGACAATGGCTTTCGTACATCTGACTTTTTAACTGAATTTGACTCCTTTGTTGATGATATATCTGTGTCTCCCAGAAAATTACTGCTTGTTGGCGATTTCAACATACACTGGGATGAACAAAACAAATGGGATGTTAAAAAGTATGCCTCCATCATCTCCTCTGTTAACTTCCAACAGCATGTTGACAAACCAACCCACCGATCTGGACACATATTAGACCATGTTTTGTCATGTCCTGATGATGAATTA ATTCGTAAGATTCGTGATGACTTGCATGCAGGTGTTTGCGACCCAGCTAATGATGTTCCATGTGATAATTGTCCCCAATTCGCTCAATTCCATCCTTTAACGGAGGATGAAGTGTTGCACGTGATCTCCAAGTCATCTAATGCCTCGTGTCTGCTTGACCCTGAACCAACATGGCTGCTTAAGGACCATATTCAATACCATCTCCCTGCACTGACAGCTATTGTCAATGCATCCTTAACATCCGGTGTGTTTCCTAAAGCTGCCCACTCTGCTGTTGTTTCACCACTAATTAAGAAACCTTCTCTTGATAAAGACAATCTCCAAAATTACAGACCAGTCAGCAACCTATCACACTTAGCTAAAGTCATTGAGAAATGTGCTTCTGCTCAACTTGTTGAGCACTTTAATACCAATGAACTCACTGATCCCCTCCAATGA
- the LOC140146687 gene encoding cytochrome P450 2J4-like: MVWEYISDYFNLRSVLLCSATFLVISWLLRRPRNMPPGPWSVPILGSLPYLVFVKYMSPMEPHRMFEATARKYGHIFSLNAFGYHVVVLNTYEAIKEAFQNPLLNDRPINKLGNDIETGVATACGESWKQQRYFSLNTLRGFGVGKRSFEEQISMETKALLDEIKIRKDQPFNPQYLIVNAVSNVICAVIFGQRYHYTDEDFIELFTNLNQQVKIIGSGGLLLFIPIMKYVRPELFRLFLENRERLAQFINKIINEHRIHHDPEHPRDFIDVYLTEIEANKEKLQPSHLSERTLNITIGQLFNAGSETTATTLRWALLYMMKYPDIQRQVQQEIDNKVGRDRLPQLSDIPNLPFTGATLLEIQRIVTVVPSGLVHCAAEATMLDGYTIPKGTFLFPNLWAVHHDPKVWKEPFQFNPARFLDSSGNVVQRPELIPFSTGRRICLGENLAKMEIFLFFTHMIHQFTFLAPNDSSKLSLEGISGLVYQPKPFETAAIPRQ, from the exons ATGGTTTGGGAATATATCTCTGATTACTTTAATCTTCGATCAGTTCTGTTATGTTCTGCAACATTCCTCGTTATATCATGGCTCTTGAGACGACCACGCAACATGCCACCAGGACCATGGAGTGTTCCGATTCTCGGGTCACTGCCGTACTTAGTATTTGTTAAGTACATGTCTCCAATGGAACCACACCGAATGTTCGAGGCTACTGCACGCAAATACGGACATATTTTCAGTCTGAATGCATTTGGTTATCATGTCGTTGTATTGAATACATACGAAGCCATCAAAGAAGCGTTTCAGAATCCATTGCTAAATGATAGACCGATTAATAAACTGGGGAACGATATAGAAACTG GAGTTGCTACTGCTTGCGGTGAATCATGGAAACAACAGCGGTACTTTTCACTTAATACCTTGCGTGGCTTTGGCGTTGGAAAGAGAAGCTTCGAAGAGCAGATATCAATGGAAACCAAAGCTCTCCTGGATGAAATTAAAATACGCAAAGATCAACCATTCAATCCTCAATATTTAATCGTGAATGCTGTATCGAATGTGATATGTGCGGTGATTTTTGGTCAACGATATCACTACACGGATGAAGATTTTATAGAACTTTTCACCAATTTAAATCAGCAGGTTAAGATTATAGGGAGTGGCGGACTTTTACTGTTTATACCTATCATGAAGTACGTTCGCCCAGAACTATTCAGATTGTTTTTAGAAAACAGGGAACGACTGGCCCAATTCATCAACAAGATCATCAATGAACATCGCATACATCACGATCCTGAACATCCACGAGATTTCATTGACGTCTACTTGACTGAAATTGAGGCAAATAAAGAGAAACTTCAACCATCACATCTCAGTGAGCGAACTCTGAACATCACTATCGGACAACTTTTCAATGCCGGGTCCGAAACTACTGCAACGACGCTTAGATGGGCTTTGTTATACATGATGAAATATCCTGATATCCAGCGTCAAGTTCAGCAAGAAATCGACAACAAAGTTGGCCGTGATCGTCTTCCCCAGCTTTCTGATATTCCAAATCTACCCTTCACAGGAGCTACATTGTTGGAAATCCAACGCATCGTAACAGTTGTTCCATCTGGCTTGGTTCATTGTGCGGCAGAAGCTACCATGCTCGACGGATACACAATTCCAAAAGGCACCTTCCTATTCCCTAATTTGTGGGCCGTACACCATGACCCCAAGGTGTGGAAAGAGCCGTTTCAATTCAACCCAGCACGCTTTCTTGATTCCTCTGGCAATGTTGTCCAGCGGCCAGAGTTGATACCATTTTCTACAG GGCGAAGGATCTGCTTGGGAGAGAATCTGGCAAAGATGGAAATCTTCTTGTTCTTTACTCACATGATACATCAATTCACATTCCTGGCGCCAAATGATTCTTCCAAACTTTCACTGGAAGGTATTTCGGGTCTTGTCTACCAACCAAAACCATTTGAAACTGCAGCCATTCCAAGACAATAG
- the LOC140146688 gene encoding cytochrome P450 2J4-like: MVWEYISDYFNLRSVLLCSATFLIISWLLRRPSNMPPGPWSVPILGSLPYLVRAKYMSPMEPHRLFVAIARKYGNIFSLNVFGYNAVVLNTHEAIKEAFQNPLLNDRPSNKLGDDIEPGVASACGESWKQQRHFSLSTLRGFGVGKRSFEEQISLETKALLDEIKIRQDQPFDPQYLIVNAVSNVICA; this comes from the exons ATGGTTTGGGAATATATCTCTGATTACTTTAATCTGCGTTCAGTTCTCTTATGTTCTGCAACATTCCTCATTATATCATGGCTCTTGAGACGACCATCCAACATGCCACCAGGACCATGGAGTGTTCCAATACTCGGGTCACTGCCGTACCTTGTACGTGCTAAGTACATGTCTCCAATGGAACCACACCGATTGTTCGTGGCTATTGCACGCAAATACGGAAATATTTTTAGCCTGAATGTATTTGGGTATAATGCTGTTGTGCTGAATACACACGAAGCCATCAAAGAAGCATTTCAGAATCCATTGCTAAATGACAGACCGAGTAATAAACTGGGAGACGATATAGAACCTG GAGTTGCTTCTGCTTGCGGTGAATCATGGAAGCAACAGCGGCACTTTTCGCTGAGTACCTTGCGTGGCTTTGGCGTTGGAAAGAGAAGCTTCGAAGAGCAGATATCATTGGAAACCAAAGCTCTCCTGGATGAAATTAAAATACGCCAAGATCAACCATTCGATCCGCAATATTTAATCGTAAATGCTGTATCGAATGTGATATGCGCGTGA
- the LOC140143918 gene encoding cytochrome P450 2J4-like, protein MKYVRPELFRLFLENRERLAQFINKVINEHRIHHDPEHPRDFIDVYLTEIEAYKEKLQPSHLSERTLNTTIVQLFSAGSETTATTLRWALLYMMKYPDVQRQVQQEIDNKVGRDRLPQLSDIPNLPFTGATLLEIQRIVTVVPSGVVHCAAEATMLNGAKNLPGREFGEDGNLLVLYSHDTSVHIHGAKRFFQAFI, encoded by the exons ATGAAGTACGTTCGCCCAGAACTATTCAGATTGTTTTTAGAAAACAGGGAACGACTGGCCCAATTCATCAACAAGGTCATCAATGAACATCGCATACATCACGATCCTGAACATCCACGAGATTTCATTGACGTCTACTTGACTGAAATTGAGGCATATAAAGAGAAACTTCAACCATCACATCTCAGTGAGCGAACTCTGAACACCACTATCGTACAACTTTTCAGTGCCGGGTCCGAAACTACTGCAACGACGCTTCGATGGGCTTTGTTATACATGATGAAATATCCTGATGTCCAGCGTCAAGTTCAGCAAGAAATCGACAACAAAGTTGGCCGTGATCGTCTTCCCCAGCTTTCTGATATTCCAAATCTACCTTTCACAGGAGCTACATTGTTGGAAATTCAACGCATCGTAACAGTTGTTCCATCTGGCGTGGTTCATTGTGCGGCAGAAGCTACCATGCTCAACGG GGCGAAGAATCTGCCTGGGAGAGAATTTGGCGAAGATGGAAATCTTCTTGTTCTTTACTCACATGATACATCAGTTCACATTCATGGCGCCAAACGATTCTTCCAAGCTTTCATTTGA